In Uranotaenia lowii strain MFRU-FL chromosome 2, ASM2978415v1, whole genome shotgun sequence, one genomic interval encodes:
- the LOC129749930 gene encoding odorant receptor Or2-like has protein sequence MSNALQCPIISVNVGVWRFWSFVFKHDYMRYISIIPVSVMNVFMFADMYRAWGKIDELIINAYFAVLFFNAVLRTLILVHNRQTYEGFLERIATTYHEISLIRDPVIEKLLTVYTKRGRMLSISNLALGAIISTCYVVYPMFASQRELPYGMFIPGINNFASPLYEMLYVIQVVLTFPGCCMYIPFTSFFASATLFGMVQIQTLQRQLRTFGEDIKEGDTKAITERITKFIEDHKRIITYVYELNSLVTYICLIEFLSFGLMLCALLFLLNIIENQAQIVIVAAYIFMIISQIFAFYWHANEVRVESMALADAAFSSPWMELDESNKKKFLLLIGRAQRPLEITVGNVYPMTLEMFQSLLNASYSYFTLLRRVYN, from the exons atgtcTAACGCACTCCAGTGTCCTATTATCTCGGTCAACGTGGGGGTTTGGCGCTTCTGGTCGTTCGTCTTCAAGCATGATTACATGCGCTACATCAGCATCATCCCGGTGAGTGTGATGAACGTTTTTATGTTTGCCGACATGTATCGGGCCTGGGGGAAAATCGACGAGCTGATTATCAATGCCTACTTTGCCGTGCTGTTTTTTAATGCTGTG ctgAGAACGCTGATATTGGTTCATAATCGCCAAACTTACGAAGGGTTTCTAGAAAGAATTGCTACAACCTATCATGAAATATCG TTGATTCGGGATCCTGTCATTGAAAAGCTTCTTACCGTTTACACTAAACGAGGTCGAATGCTGTCCATTTCGAACCTAGCCCTGGGGGCAATTATTAGCACCTGCTATGTGGTTTATCCGATGTTTGCCAGCCAACGTGAGCTACCGTATGGCATGTTCATCCCTGGTATAAACAACTTTGCGTCACCCCTGTACGAAATGCTATACGTCATCCAAGTAGTCCTGACTTTTCCTGGCTGCTGCATGTATATTCCGTTCACAAGTTTTTTCGCCTCGGCTACTTTGTTCGGTATGGTTCAAATTCAGACGCTGCAACGCCAACTGAGAACGTTTGGAGAGGACATCAAAGAGGGTGACACTAAAGCCATCACCGAGCGAATCACAAAGTTTATCGAAGATCATAAGCGCATCATAACTTATGTTTACGAACTCAACTCCCTGGTGACTTATATCTGTTTGATTGAGTTTCTTTCCTTTGGTTTGATGCTGTGCGCCTTGCTGTTTCTGTTAAATATC ATCGAAAATCAAGCACAGATAGTAATAGTGGCCGCATACATATTCATGATAATTTCGCAAATATTTGCCTTCTATTGGCATGCAAATGAAGTTCGGGTCGAAAGTATGGCCCTGGCCGATGCCGCCTTCAGCAGTCCCTGGATGGAGCTGGACGAATCGAATAAGAAGAAATTTCTGCTACTGATTGGCCGGGCTCAGCGGCCCTTGGAA ATCACAGTGGGAAATGTTTATCCAATGACTTTGGAAATGTTCCAATCGCTGCTGAATGCGTCCTATTCGTATTTCACCCTGCTGAGGCGagtttataattaa